Genomic DNA from Marnyiella aurantia:
ATTGTATGTGAGCTGGAAGGGCCAATGCCTACTTTTATGATTTCAAAAACCGAAATTGACTGCATTTTAAATAGTATTGTTATGCAAATATAGTCCTAAAAAGGAAATACTTACAGGTGTATTATACAACATCCGTGCAAAATAATATAAACTCAGCAAACTGCATCAGCGTACTTTTACATGATTGCTGCTACAGCAAAAAGACCTTTTTTTCATCATTTGTGTTTTTGCTCATTTTCCAACGGAAATGAGCATTTTTATGTAAGTATCTTTGCCAGTAGCTGCGAAACTTCTTTATGTTTGGTTGCCGGAAAGAGATGGGTGCCGCCACGGATAATATAATCCGGACGCGAATTTTTAACCGGAAAGACAATGTCACTGTCCCCCAGAATCTGGATAACCTTGGGATTTGCGGGTGCCTGCCATTCCACGATCCTGGCCACACACCACTTCAGGTAGTAAGCGTCCCGCACCGTAAAGTATTGAAGGATTTTAGGATTTTTGCGGTCAAACATCTTTCGGAAGTAAGAATAGAGCCTTATCGTTCCACCATTATAAAACTGCTGAGGCAAATATTGAGGTATCCGAGTCATTTTTCCCAGTCTGATAATCCTTGATTTCTCATCAGATGATTTAATGCTGCCAAGGATAACGATTTTTTCTGCTGGTTTTATCCTGTCAATTTCCTGAACAAGTATGCCGCCAAATGAATACCCCAGAAGGTAAAACGGTTCGGAATCATCTATGCGCTCCGCCATTCTCCATACATAATCTGCAAACGGCTCATCCTTTACCGGTATGAGCCAGTCCAGAAAGACAACTTCCAGATGCTCCGGAAACTGCAGGCGTTGCAGTACCTTGAAATCTGCACCCAGACCACTTATAATATAAAGTTTGCTGCGATCCATACACAAAAATAAAAAAGGAGCAGAAATTCTGCTCCAATAATTGATATTACTATGTTTCTTAATTAGCTGTAAGCTTTATCTGAACATCAATCTGATCCTTGATCAGGTAGTCGCGGATTGACGATTTGTAAAATGCTTTATAATCCTGACGGTTAAGTGAAAACTTAGCCGACTCAAATTCAACAAAACGGTCGTTGGTACGGATCTTTGCAGGGAATGAAATCGTTTTGCGCGTTCCTTTCAGGGTTAAGTTACCGTATACAAGGTAGTTATACTCTGTATTTTTAGAAGGAAGGATTTTCGTGATAATAAATTTAGCTGTAGGGTGCTTTTTCACATCAAAAAAATCGGAACTTCTTAGATGATTGGTCAGCTTTTCCTGATCTTCACCTGTTAGATCTGTGTTGGTAAGGCTTCGCATATCAAGAGTAAACTCACCGCCGGTCAGTAATTTATCTTCAAAAATAAACTTTCCGCTTTTTAGTTTTACAAAACCCGAATGGGTAGTTGCTTCACTTTTCACAACCTTGTAACCCCACCAGCGGATATCGGAAGTCTGAACTTTAGAAATCTGTACGCCTTTGGATTTTTTTCTTTGCGCCAATACAATTACGCTGAACAATAATAACGTCAGTAAAAATAATTTTCTCATTCTTTCTTTTTTATCAATAAACAAATATAACAATTCTGCTCTATAATTATAAGTTTTTTAACATTTGGTGCTGTTCCAATAATTAACCAACAAAAAAACCTCAACCCTTGGATTGAAGTTTAATCATTATGTTAAATACAAAAGTGTTTAATCTGTTGAAAATGCGGCATAGTAGGCCCCACCCGTAAGTACCATTTTATCGCTCAGTATCATATAAATAGGAATATCCTTCATTACTCTTTCCATTTTATCACTTATCATGAACTTTTGGTAAAGTCTGTCCTTATCAATATAATCCTTAAACAGAAGTGGAAGTTCGCCACCAATAAGCAGACCGCCCGTAGCTTTTAACTTCAGGACAAGGCTGTTTGCTTCGCGGGCCAGGAACTCCAGATAGGTATTCAGTGCAATTCGCGAGATCTGCTCGTTGTCCTCAACTGCAGATTCGTACAGCACGGTAGCAAAATCGCTGTCCGTTCTAAGTCTGGCCAGCAGTTTCTCAGACTGGGGATGCCTTTTCTCATCACGCAGAAAACGGTATATATTAAAGAGCCCATTTCTGGAAAGCACATTTTCCCAGCTTACGATACCATAAATTTTATTCAGGAACTGATAGAATTCCACCTCCACATTGGTCCTCGGCGAAAATTCGGAATGACCTCCTTCCGTAGCAAACGGCCGCAGGCGTTCTCCGTCATAAAACAGTCCTGCTTCACCCAAACCGCTGCCCGGTGCTAATATGGCCACGTTTCCTGTGGTAAGTACGTCGGATTTAAATATTTTCATCAGGCAGGATGGCGAAAGATCAGCCAAACCATAAGCAGTAGCTTCCAGGTCATTAATAAGGAAAACCTGGGAGATTCCGGTGCGTTCGGAGATTTCATTATGATCCAGGATCCAAGGTAGCCTCACTGATATTCCCTGATTATTGATCACAGGTCCTGGCACACCCACCGCAAGCCTTTTAATATCTGATAGCTGATTTTCCTGAACAAAAAGGTTGATGATTTCAGAGAAAGAATTGAATTCTACCGTCTGATAGGTCTTTTCGGCGGTATGTACAGCCTTTTCGCCTTCGGTCCTGTACAGTGCAACCACGGTTTCCTTCTCCCGCACATCGGCGGACAGAATGCTGATACCCTGATTATTGCTGCTCTTTATACCTGGGAGGTATAATGGAAAATTTGCGCTTGCGACCATATGTATGTGATTTGATCAAAGATAAAAATGTTTTAAATAAATAAAAAACCTTTTCAAATAAAATTGAAAAGGCTTATAAATGTGCGGGCTTAAATTATTGACCCAACGGAATATTGTAAGAAACACCCAGACCTAAAGATCCTGCACTGAATTTCTGACTGCCTATCTCACCGTTATCACCCGTAAATACTTTTTGGTAGTGTAAAGAGAAGTTCCAGTCATTATTGTGGTATCCGATTTCCGGCTTAAGGTATAAGCCTCCATCCGGTCTTTGTGTATTTGTGATATCATTTGAGGCTACAGCCTCATCACCTACTATAAATCCGTAACCAAGATCAGTTCCGAAATAGAAACCTGTATCTTTTGGATAAATACGGATAAGACCTGCAACCGGTACTACACCGAAATCATTGTTTTCCATACCTCCGTTGCTTCTACCGAAATAATGTGTATAACCGGTAGCTACACCCAGTCCAAATCCCGGAGTAACCAGATTTTGATAGGCAACATCCAGTCCTACTGCTGCGGATGCATTTTCCTGAGGGACTGCGATTCCGACAGTTGCACCAATCTTAATCATATTCTTCATGCCTGGATTATCAAATTTTTCTGTTTCCTGCGCAAATGTAAGTCCGGAAGCAAGGATACCAAATCCCAATACTGCTTTTGTAATCGTCTTCATAATCTTAAATTTTAATGTTGTTGATTTTTTATGTTGGCTGGTATCTTGTAAAAAGTATGCCAAAACTACTGAGAATATTCCTCACAACATAGTATTATAAATCTAAAAAACTGATATTCAATTAACTATACCACATATTTATTTAAACAAACATTTAATTCTGCCAGTACGTTATGAACCGTGAAAAGATCTAGCTGAGGCCGGTTATATTTCCGAACTTATCTATATCCATACCTTCTGACGCAGGAACATTTGGCAGTCCCGGCATTCGCATCATATCTCCAAGAATCGGAATGATAAAGCCCGCCCCTGCCGCAAATTCAAATTCACGTACGTTAATCTTGAATCCCGCAGGCCGGCCGATCTTTCTTTCATTATCGGACAGTGATTTCTGGGTCTTTGCCATACAGATCGGCAGATGATCCAGCCCAAGGTCACAAATTACTTTCAGGTCATTCTTTGCTTTTGTTGAATACACCACACCATCCGCGCCATAAATCTCCGTAGCTATCCTATCAATCTTAACTTCCACCTTTTCATTAACCTCGTACAGCATCTGGAAATCGTTGCCGTAGTTTTCGGCTGCATTCACGACTTCCTCTGCGAGTTCCGTCATACCGGCACCACCCTGTGTGAATTCATGGGCCACAATAGCTTTTACACCTATCTTACTGCACTCCTCCTGAATAAAAGCTATTTCTTCGGGAGAATCTGTGGCAAAATGATTTATCGCAACCACCGGCTTCAGGTTAAGTTTAATATAATTCTCAACATGTTTCTTCAGGTTATCAATACCCAACTGTACCGAGGCCAGGTCAGGACTTTCGAAGAAGCCTTTTTTTGCACCACCATGATAGCGCATGGCACGAACTGTTGTCACGATCACCATAGCAGCAGGCTTGAAACCGGCCGAACGGCATTTTATATGTAGGAACTTCTCGGCACCCAGGTCGGCACCGAATCCGGCTTCGGTAACGGTATACTCTGCCAGCGACATGCCTGTCTTTGTCGCTATGATTGTATTGGTTCCCTGCGCAATATTGGCAAAAGGTCCGCCGTGCAGGATGGCGGGATTTCCCTCCAGCGTCTGCACCAGATTGGGCTTTATGGCGTCACGCAGCAGGATGGCCATGGCAGCTTCGGCCTTAAGGTCTCTGGCATACACTGGTTTTTTGTCAAAAGTATAGCCTATAAAAATATTTCCAAGCCTGGTTTTTAGGTCTTCGAAATTTTCGCTCATACAAAGAATAGCCATGACCTCAGAAGCCGGTGTGATATTGAAACCATCTTCACGGGGAACTCCGCTTGCCGTTCCGCCTAATCCTATGATAATATTCCGGAGGGCACGGTCGTTCATATCCATTACCCGTTTCCACACAATGGTACGCGGATCGATATTGAGTGAAAATTTCCTGTTCTGAATATTATTATCGATAAGTGCGGCCAGCAGATTGTTCGCTTTTTCAATAGCCGAAAAATCGCCTGTAAAATGCAGGTTGATGTCAACCATTGGAATTACCTGCGCATAACCGCCACCGGCCGCTCCTCCTTTTATTCCGAAAACGGGACCTAAGGACGGTTCACGCAGAACAGCTATAGCTTTTTTACCGATTCTGTTCAAACCGTCACATAAACCTACAGATACCGTGGTTTTTCCTTCGCCGGCCGGAGTGGGGTTTATTGCCGATACAAGGATTAGTTTGGATTGAGCCACCTTTTGTTCATCAATATAGGACAGTGGAATTTTGGCTTTGTACTTACCGTAATACTCCAGGTCGTCTTCTGCAATTCCGATTTTGGCAGCTATTTTTCTGATGTGCTGAATATCAGCATTCTGGGCAATTTCTAAATCTGTAGGGAAGCTCATGGTCAATTGTTTTGGTTATCTACCAAATTTAACCAAATAACTTCAAAATAGAAGGATGGCTACAGCAGATTTAAATCATGATACCCCGTGGAGAAAGTAAAGATTTACGCAAAAATATACTCATCGGGTTTCAGGAAATAGCGCGCGTTTTCTACTAAAGCAGCTTCTCTGTCCCTGCGCGTAAGCAGGCCTTTCATCTTTGGATCTCCGGCCCACAAACGTTTCATCGCACGGATTTCAGCTCCTATTTTGGAAAGGTTTTTTACTTTCACCCAAACCGCAATCTTCTTCATTTCGGAACGCCTTGGTCCCTCCAGGCTGGCGCCGCGGTTATAAACCAGAGAAAGCAAAGCACCCTGAGCATCGGGTGGCAGAAGTTCCACCCCGGGATAAGCTTTGGCAGTAGACCGGGCGTAAACCGGAACAGAAGTCGCATAGAACACCTGCAGCGCATCGTCGTAAGGAATCTCAACGGATTTTACTGATGAGGTAAGTGCGGCACGTGCCCGCTCGCCGTGTAAACCTACAGCCGGTTTGAGCTTGTTAAATTTTGCATCTCCCAGCAGCGCACGCCAATCCTTTTCGAACTGCGCATTCGTACTGTAACCCATGTCATACCCAATGCCTATTGTAACGCCACTGGCACCATGAGGCCAGATGGGAAATTTATATTTGGAATTGTACATGGATTTGGAAGAGATTTCACTTTCCAGAACCAGCTGCAGCGAACTTTTTGAAATGACCATACTGGCACCTTTTGGCAAAGGCGGAACTTTTTCGTCCAGGAACAGCTCTATCCGGGTAGTAGTATTCACACCGAAGATACCGTCAATATCCCGTCCCGTAAATCCCAGGCCTTTCTGTATATTTTTCTTTTTGTCGGGAAGAGAAAGGTCTGATACCAGTAAGCCCAGCACTTTCTCCAGCGCATTACAGGTTTCCATATCATAAGTACCGGTTAGACTTACAGCGAGCTTTTTCTGGATCGCCTTAATTCTGGTTTCTAATGGATTTTGAGGCATGGCTATAGGTTTAAGGGTTATTCTTGAAACGCTTTTACCTTGTAAAATTATAAAGGAGCATGAAGAGTATATAAGGTAAAACACCCTTATTGAATAAAAAAAAACCGGACTTAATTTCGTCCGGTTAATGATTTAAATTATTTGAAGCTATCTGGCTCCAGCTTTTTGCGCGCTTTTCTTGGATTGTCTGGCTTCATATTTCTTCATGAAATAACCAATGGCCAACGGTGCAACCCACATCAGGATTCTTCTTAACAGTACTGGATTCATAATAGTGATTTTTTGTTGAGGATAGCTTTACAAGATGTGCGCCAAAAAAAATTAGAATAGATACTGGAACATGATTGGGTTAATAGGGATCGTAAATTGCTACGCTGGTAAATTGGTACATAAAAAATTGTTAGTCTGAAATCTAACTAAAATCTGACTCATTGTTCTTTCCTCTTTGTTTCAATCTCCCATCTGATATCTTATATATTGGCTCCTAGCTCTTGATTCTTGGCTCACTTAACCACAAAGTACACTAAGTCTTTCACAGGGAACACAAGGAAATCCGCAGAAAATCTCCGCCGCAATATCTTTATTCTTTTCTCTTTGTTCTTTCCTCTTTACCAAAATCTGCAGTCTGACAGTTGATTCTGGGCTCACTTAACCACAATGTACACTAAGTCTTTCACAGGGAACACAAGGAAATCTGCAGAAAATCTCCGCCGCAATATCTTTATTCTTTTCTCTTTCTTCTTTCCTCTTTACCAAAATCTGCAGGCTGACATGTTGATTCTTGGCTTACTTAACCACAAAGTACACTAAGTCTTTCACAGGGAACACAAAGAAATCCCCAGAAAATCTACGCCGCAATATCTTTATTCTTTTCTCTTTGTTCTTTCATCTTTACCAAAATCTGCAGTCTCACATGTTGATTCTTGGCCCACTTAACCACAAAGTACACTAAGTCCTTCACAGGGAACACAAGGAAATCCGCAGAAAATCTCCGCCGAAGTGTCTTTATTCTTTTCTCTTTCTTCTTTCCTCTAAATCAGAAATGCTGCATCCGGGCTCGTAACTATTCCCCATAGTTACCCACCGCCGTCTTTAGATTCTCTAAAATCCTGGTGCGCAGGCTGGCCGGACTAATTACAGTAAGCGAACTGCCCATACCTAAAATAACACGCTCCAACTCCGGATTTAGCTGAACTCTGATGCTGAAGGTTATGCCATCATTATCTTCAGACAGAATCTGCTGACTGTGATGAATGGGTTTAGTCTTTATATAAGGTGCATTGCTGTGATCTACTTTAAAAACGACCTCCTGAGGGCGCTGCGATTCCAAAACGGTTACCCCTACCACATCGGCAAAATAGCTGTCGGCGTCAAAGTCTTTATATTCATATTCGGTCTTAAGGTCGGTCTCTACCTCTTTTATGCGGTCCAGCGCCAGGTTGAACATCCTGTTTTTATGCCAGCAGATCAGGAACCAGCGGTTGTTATACTCTTTCAGAAGTTGCGGATGCACAGTGAGATAGGTAGCATCCCGGGCCTTAAAACTCTGATAGAGAATCCTGAGCGCCTGCCCGTTGATGATGGCCTGATAAAGCGGATCTATAAATTCCAGACCTGTTAGCTGCTCGTTCTTGTCCAGATGAATCACCGACTTCTGACCCGCGGAATGTACCGAATCCTCAAGCTTCTGTATCACCCCGTCCATGTCCTTAAACATGGAGAAGTCCTTGAACTGCTTCAGGATCTGTATGGCATTGTTCATGGCCAACAGGTCGCTGCTGTTTACCTCAATCTTATGAATACTGTAATCCGGGTCGCTGTAGCGGTAATATTTCCTGTCGAACACTTCAATTGGTGCTTCGTAACCAAACCTGGAACTCCGCATATTCTGAAGGTCCAGCTGAACGGTTCGTCTGCTTACAAAAGATTCCTTTCCTTCATATTCAAAAAGGGCTTCAGAACATTCTTCCATCAGATCTTCCAAAGTGTACTTCCGGTACGTGTTCCGGAGACAGCGGTCCAGGGTTTTATAGCGTATCAGCGCATTTTTGTTTGAAGCCATAGCCTGTGAGTTTTTTTGAGCCTGCTTTTCGCATTGACAGTAATAAAAATAGAAAAATTTTTTAAGTGCGCAAAATGACTGCGCAGCAGGAGTATTACTTTGCACTATAAAATAAACCTATGAAAATAACAGGAAAGGAATTGATCGACTTAGGCTACAGGCCGAAAAAATGGTTTGCGGAAGCTTTGGACCATATTAATGATAACCAACTTGAACATTCAGAAATGATAAAATACTTAGCACAATATAATTCACCCGAACCTCTGCCGTTACAGGAATCACTGGATTTCGCCGTAAACATAAGGGCCGAAAATGAGAATGAAGCCGACAATGTAGCGAAGGTGGTGCAGACCATGAAGACGTTGCTGAAAACGCCAACCCTAATTGCCGGCGCCCTGATGCCCGACGCCTGCCCCACAGGTCCCGACGGAAATATTCCCGTGGGCGGAGTGGTAGCTGCGCATAAAGCGATACACCCCGGATTTCACAGTGCCGACATCTGCTGTTCCGTGATGCTTACCGATCTGGGTAATGCCGATCCTAAAAAAGTACTGGACGCCGCCCATTCCATTACCCATTTCGGACCAGGCGGCCGCGACCGTTCCACAGAGATGCCCGTTTCAATGGAATTGCTGGAAGCTTTCAGGCAGAATGATTTCCTGAAAGACGAACAACTCATCAGTGCGGCGCGCTCGCATATGGGTACCCAGGGCGACGGAAACCATTTCCTTTTCGTAGGAACATCAAAGAAGACAGGGAACACCATACTTATCACCCACCACGGTTCCCGCGGACCCGGGGCCCGGCTTTACGATAAAGGTATGAAGGTGGCCAACCGTTTCCGCGATGAACTTTCACCGGCCACCCTGCGCGAAAACGCCTGGATCCCATTTGAAACGGACGAAGGTCAGGAATACTGGGAAGCTTTGCAGCTGATCCGCAAATGGACCAAGGAAAACCATGAAAACATTCACGGCGCCACCATGGAGAAGCTTGGCGTGCAGGCGCAGGACCGATACTGGAACGAGCACAACTTCGTGTTCCGGGACGGCGATACTTTCTACCATGCAAAAGGTGCCACGCCACTGGAGGACCGCTTTATGCCGGACGTTACCGGGCCACGCCTTATACCGCTGAACATGGCCGAACCCGTACTTATTGTTCAGGGCAAAACCAACAGCCGTAACCTGGGCTTCGCACCGCACGGAGCGGGACGGAACTTCAGCCGCACCCAGCATAAGAAGTCACTGGCGCACAAAACGACTGAGGAAATTTTCCATGAGGAAACCAAAGGTCTGGATGTTCGTTTCTTCACCAAAGACATCGATATTTCCGAGCTGCCCAGCGCCTACAAAAGTGCCGCCGCTGTACGGTCTCAGATTGAAGAATTTGGTCTTTGCGAAGTCATAGACGAAGTGATGCCCTACGGCTGTATTATGGCCGGCGACATCAGGAAAAACGCACCCTGGAAAAAGAAGAAGAAATTCAGAAAGTAAGAAAACCACCGGATCATCGGTGGTTTAAAGTATAAATAAAGATT
This window encodes:
- a CDS encoding alpha/beta hydrolase family protein, which produces MDRSKLYIISGLGADFKVLQRLQFPEHLEVVFLDWLIPVKDEPFADYVWRMAERIDDSEPFYLLGYSFGGILVQEIDRIKPAEKIVILGSIKSSDEKSRIIRLGKMTRIPQYLPQQFYNGGTIRLYSYFRKMFDRKNPKILQYFTVRDAYYLKWCVARIVEWQAPANPKVIQILGDSDIVFPVKNSRPDYIIRGGTHLFPATKHKEVSQLLAKILT
- a CDS encoding YceI family protein; the encoded protein is MRKLFLLTLLLFSVIVLAQRKKSKGVQISKVQTSDIRWWGYKVVKSEATTHSGFVKLKSGKFIFEDKLLTGGEFTLDMRSLTNTDLTGEDQEKLTNHLRSSDFFDVKKHPTAKFIITKILPSKNTEYNYLVYGNLTLKGTRKTISFPAKIRTNDRFVEFESAKFSLNRQDYKAFYKSSIRDYLIKDQIDVQIKLTAN
- a CDS encoding glucokinase: MVASANFPLYLPGIKSSNNQGISILSADVREKETVVALYRTEGEKAVHTAEKTYQTVEFNSFSEIINLFVQENQLSDIKRLAVGVPGPVINNQGISVRLPWILDHNEISERTGISQVFLINDLEATAYGLADLSPSCLMKIFKSDVLTTGNVAILAPGSGLGEAGLFYDGERLRPFATEGGHSEFSPRTNVEVEFYQFLNKIYGIVSWENVLSRNGLFNIYRFLRDEKRHPQSEKLLARLRTDSDFATVLYESAVEDNEQISRIALNTYLEFLAREANSLVLKLKATGGLLIGGELPLLFKDYIDKDRLYQKFMISDKMERVMKDIPIYMILSDKMVLTGGAYYAAFSTD
- a CDS encoding formate--tetrahydrofolate ligase: MSFPTDLEIAQNADIQHIRKIAAKIGIAEDDLEYYGKYKAKIPLSYIDEQKVAQSKLILVSAINPTPAGEGKTTVSVGLCDGLNRIGKKAIAVLREPSLGPVFGIKGGAAGGGYAQVIPMVDINLHFTGDFSAIEKANNLLAALIDNNIQNRKFSLNIDPRTIVWKRVMDMNDRALRNIIIGLGGTASGVPREDGFNITPASEVMAILCMSENFEDLKTRLGNIFIGYTFDKKPVYARDLKAEAAMAILLRDAIKPNLVQTLEGNPAILHGGPFANIAQGTNTIIATKTGMSLAEYTVTEAGFGADLGAEKFLHIKCRSAGFKPAAMVIVTTVRAMRYHGGAKKGFFESPDLASVQLGIDNLKKHVENYIKLNLKPVVAINHFATDSPEEIAFIQEECSKIGVKAIVAHEFTQGGAGMTELAEEVVNAAENYGNDFQMLYEVNEKVEVKIDRIATEIYGADGVVYSTKAKNDLKVICDLGLDHLPICMAKTQKSLSDNERKIGRPAGFKINVREFEFAAGAGFIIPILGDMMRMPGLPNVPASEGMDIDKFGNITGLS
- a CDS encoding lysozyme family protein, whose product is MPQNPLETRIKAIQKKLAVSLTGTYDMETCNALEKVLGLLVSDLSLPDKKKNIQKGLGFTGRDIDGIFGVNTTTRIELFLDEKVPPLPKGASMVISKSSLQLVLESEISSKSMYNSKYKFPIWPHGASGVTIGIGYDMGYSTNAQFEKDWRALLGDAKFNKLKPAVGLHGERARAALTSSVKSVEIPYDDALQVFYATSVPVYARSTAKAYPGVELLPPDAQGALLSLVYNRGASLEGPRRSEMKKIAVWVKVKNLSKIGAEIRAMKRLWAGDPKMKGLLTRRDREAALVENARYFLKPDEYIFA
- a CDS encoding helix-turn-helix transcriptional regulator, with protein sequence MASNKNALIRYKTLDRCLRNTYRKYTLEDLMEECSEALFEYEGKESFVSRRTVQLDLQNMRSSRFGYEAPIEVFDRKYYRYSDPDYSIHKIEVNSSDLLAMNNAIQILKQFKDFSMFKDMDGVIQKLEDSVHSAGQKSVIHLDKNEQLTGLEFIDPLYQAIINGQALRILYQSFKARDATYLTVHPQLLKEYNNRWFLICWHKNRMFNLALDRIKEVETDLKTEYEYKDFDADSYFADVVGVTVLESQRPQEVVFKVDHSNAPYIKTKPIHHSQQILSEDNDGITFSIRVQLNPELERVILGMGSSLTVISPASLRTRILENLKTAVGNYGE
- a CDS encoding RtcB family protein, with product MKITGKELIDLGYRPKKWFAEALDHINDNQLEHSEMIKYLAQYNSPEPLPLQESLDFAVNIRAENENEADNVAKVVQTMKTLLKTPTLIAGALMPDACPTGPDGNIPVGGVVAAHKAIHPGFHSADICCSVMLTDLGNADPKKVLDAAHSITHFGPGGRDRSTEMPVSMELLEAFRQNDFLKDEQLISAARSHMGTQGDGNHFLFVGTSKKTGNTILITHHGSRGPGARLYDKGMKVANRFRDELSPATLRENAWIPFETDEGQEYWEALQLIRKWTKENHENIHGATMEKLGVQAQDRYWNEHNFVFRDGDTFYHAKGATPLEDRFMPDVTGPRLIPLNMAEPVLIVQGKTNSRNLGFAPHGAGRNFSRTQHKKSLAHKTTEEIFHEETKGLDVRFFTKDIDISELPSAYKSAAAVRSQIEEFGLCEVIDEVMPYGCIMAGDIRKNAPWKKKKKFRK